TTTATTTTCCACCTCAATGTGTTGATTTTTAAACTCATAAGAAAGCAAATTAACGACGCCAGTCAAACTTTCCAGAATATTTACCTCAGAAAAATCTTTACGCCGACTTTTCCTCTTTGCGTAGTTTAGCAAATTGACAATAATTTGATTAGCCTCGGCGCAGCGCTGATCGATGGTGTGCAGAAGCTCAAAAGTTTCGTCTTTTTCATCTGTTTTTTCCATCAAATATTGCGCGCGGCTGCTGATTGTCCACAGCGAATTTTTAATGTAATGGCCGACGCTCGCCGCCAGCGAACCCAGCGACGCAAAATATCGCTCGTGTAACATGCGTCTTTTCGCCAATTCTCGCTCCATGGCGACTTCGACCGCCCGCACAATATCGTGATAGCCGGTAATTGGTTTTGTGAGATAATAGCTCACATCGCCACGCATTGCGCCCTGGACAAATCTCAGTTCCGAAGCCACAGAAAAAATGATAATCGGCAGATGCGGGAAACAACTTCTTATCTCTTTTAAAATTTCCAGGCCAACGGGCTTGTGATTTTCCAACAAGTCCAGAACAACAACATCAAATTCCCCGGTCAAAGCCTTTTTGAGCGCTTTATTTTTATCCGCGGTAATGACCGCGTCCCAGCCGAGCTTCTCAAATCCCTTCTTGATTTCCAAAAAGAGATTTTTTTGCTTGGTTTCTGCATTGTCATCCCAAAACAAAACTTTTATTTTTTTTTGAATGACCGACTCGAACCATAGCGGCATATTTTGTCCTTCCGTGTTCATATTCCACACCTCACGTTGTGTATTTTAACGGCATTGTAATTGTAAATTTCACTTTATCAGCATCCACATTTTCCGCCCGAATTTCCCCAAAATGGCGCTGCACGCACAGCCGGGCTAACGCCAATCCCAGGCCTATTCCTTTTTCCTCTTTCGTTCCTCTGACATAGGGATCAAAGATGGCCTCTTTTTTATTTTCAGGAATCAAAATCGTGGTGCGATTTTCAAAAGAAACCGTAATGTCATCTGATGAGCCTCCCTGACCTTCTGAAATGTCGATTTTCAAATAGCGCTGCGCTCTTGCTATTTTTTTTGAATATTTTGCTGCATTGCCTATGATCAAGCGGAATGCCAATTCTAATGTATCAGGATAACATTTAATTTTTGTTGTGGATTTTTTAAAATTCCCGTCGATATCGAGTTCCAGCCCCCTCGTTTTTTCGAGCACATTCAGGCTTTTTTCGACAAGACTCCGCACTGACCGAATTTCCAGATCTTGCGCCGGATTGAAGTATTCTTTGAATTTATCAAGAATCGAAAACTGGAAGCGAATGTTTTCATCGATATGATCCAGTAAATAGGGAGGAATTTCTTTACCGTCATCAATGTCCATTTTGATGAGATTGGCGCAGCTCTGAATCTCCTGAATTGGTTTAATAAATTCGTGGGAGAAATAGTTGATCATGGTCGTCAGGGTGGCGCTGCGATCATTGCGCGTAAGTTCTTCTTCTATTTTTGCCCGCTCCGCATACAACTGCATATTTTGGATGGAAATTGCCAGATAATCCGCGATGGTCTGAACAAACTCAATGTCTAACTCGTGAAAATCTCCTTTGCGGACGCTGTCGATAACCAGAGTCCCGATCACCTGACTGTTTTCATGCTGATCCTTGACGATCATCGGCATGACAACTTCCGCCTTGATTCGCGGGTCGTATTCGAAATAGGGATATTCATCAGGGTTGTCGCGCTGCAGTTCGCGGTGTTTGTCAACATCTTCAACAATTTGAATCTTTCTTGTTTTAATCGCTTGGCCGGAAACGCTGCCATTTAAAGGCAGGCGCAAGCCCACAAGATTTTTTTTCGGAGGCGTTGGTTTGCCATTGATGAACAAATCGCTGGTTTCCTTGACGACCAACTCTTTTTTTCCACCGTTGTCTTCCACCAAAACCAAATGAAAATTACGATTGTCTCGATCCAGCACATCCATCACGCGTTCCATGACCGGGTGAAACCACTCCGAGAACTCCCGTTTTTTTCCGCTCAACTGACCCGCCTGATAAAGCGTTTGCACTTGTTTTATTTTTTGTTCATAGTCGCTCGCTGTTGTAATCAAAATCGCTGCGGTTTTTGACAAAATAGTCAATATTTCGCGTTCGTCCTCGCTCAGATGAAATTCCTCGTCCCCCTCCAAGTAAAGTATGCCAACCGCGTCCCTTTTTGCGAGAATAGGAAGCGCCAGATTTTTGTTCGTATCTGAAAATTGCCAGTTTTTTTCTGAGATGGCTTTTCGAATGAAAATATTGTTCTTCATGCACATTTCGCAATCGATGTTGCGCTTCATGCATTTCACAGTGGGCGTTTTGAGCTCGTGGCTTAACGGATCAATGAGAAACAGGCAAATATTATTCACGTTTCCTATGGTGAGATTGGCGCAGCCATTGCGGATAATTTCCAATACGGAGCTAAGGCTGTAAGATTTTTCTATTGCATTTTGCAGAATTTTAATGTAGCGAACTCGAGTTTGATTTATCTTTTTCAAGCGATCCATCTGGTGAGATTTATCCAGCGCAATAATCACGCTGCCAACGAGAGCGGTGACATTCTGTTTGTGGACTTCAGTGAAATGATTTTTTTTATTGCTGTGAAGATCGATGACGCCAAGCGTTTTTCCGGTAGAAGTTTTCAGAGGAACGAGAAGAGCGGACTTTCGATTTTCTAAAATTTTCAGATACTTGGCATATCCTTTTTTCTGAATATTTTGGCGGCAGTATTTTTTGTGCGCTAGCATTCTTTTGTCAGAAGAAGTGTCGTCGATAATTAAACTTTTTCCGCTTTGAAACACCTCATTAGAATAGCCAATGTCCATGGGTTTGTGCTGAATTTCCGGAGGCGCGATGTCCTCGCCGTAATCAGCCACACGTTCCAAATGATTAGTTTCCTGGTTGTAAACTTTTAAATGACCGCCAGTGGCTTTGACTAATTTCAC
The nucleotide sequence above comes from Calditrichota bacterium. Encoded proteins:
- a CDS encoding hybrid sensor histidine kinase/response regulator gives rise to the protein MNTEGQNMPLWFESVIQKKIKVLFWDDNAETKQKNLFLEIKKGFEKLGWDAVITADKNKALKKALTGEFDVVVLDLLENHKPVGLEILKEIRSCFPHLPIIIFSVASELRFVQGAMRGDVSYYLTKPITGYHDIVRAVEVAMERELAKRRMLHERYFASLGSLAASVGHYIKNSLWTISSRAQYLMEKTDEKDETFELLHTIDQRCAEANQIIVNLLNYAKRKSRRKDFSEVNILESLTGVVNLLSYEFKNQHIEVENKIKPEKVIIRGNEFYLKEAFLNLVKNSIEAMPDGGKLSLDAYHKDGRIHIQISDTGQGMSKDTQERLFIPFYSTKNNSMGYGLFETQRIINEHQGAISIESELKKGTRVYVQLPAVRIEEVETNKVV
- a CDS encoding GAF domain-containing protein codes for the protein MSNVSLTNLWQRWDLEIDRFLRAKENLPFGTKRHWRRTLLFIFMQELSKNLLRVDFQDIVDRIIEAMQLCLGFRRVRFYRINRAGDAIVLEKTSPAHWPDPGKLNLKIVDNDETFRALAEKKPFLVFDASTLKMEYRDLLKIEGPYAVIPLTYESELFGLFCADMVTLRIEQKFEYGNEYLEQFETFAYYVMSAIENRRIFDHRNQKIEQLKLIDKLSEIILQEDDQDRLLNSLMEQSVKLVKATGGHLKVYNQETNHLERVADYGEDIAPPEIQHKPMDIGYSNEVFQSGKSLIIDDTSSDKRMLAHKKYCRQNIQKKGYAKYLKILENRKSALLVPLKTSTGKTLGVIDLHSNKKNHFTEVHKQNVTALVGSVIIALDKSHQMDRLKKINQTRVRYIKILQNAIEKSYSLSSVLEIIRNGCANLTIGNVNNICLFLIDPLSHELKTPTVKCMKRNIDCEMCMKNNIFIRKAISEKNWQFSDTNKNLALPILAKRDAVGILYLEGDEEFHLSEDEREILTILSKTAAILITTASDYEQKIKQVQTLYQAGQLSGKKREFSEWFHPVMERVMDVLDRDNRNFHLVLVEDNGGKKELVVKETSDLFINGKPTPPKKNLVGLRLPLNGSVSGQAIKTRKIQIVEDVDKHRELQRDNPDEYPYFEYDPRIKAEVVMPMIVKDQHENSQVIGTLVIDSVRKGDFHELDIEFVQTIADYLAISIQNMQLYAERAKIEEELTRNDRSATLTTMINYFSHEFIKPIQEIQSCANLIKMDIDDGKEIPPYLLDHIDENIRFQFSILDKFKEYFNPAQDLEIRSVRSLVEKSLNVLEKTRGLELDIDGNFKKSTTKIKCYPDTLELAFRLIIGNAAKYSKKIARAQRYLKIDISEGQGGSSDDITVSFENRTTILIPENKKEAIFDPYVRGTKEEKGIGLGLALARLCVQRHFGEIRAENVDADKVKFTITMPLKYTT